The following proteins are encoded in a genomic region of Rhizobium sp. CCGE531:
- the thiB gene encoding thiamine ABC transporter substrate binding subunit, with product MALAAGATFFAAQTAEAADKTLTIYTYESFTADWGPGAKVKAAFEKTCGCTVNYVSVTDGVALLSRLKLEGAGTKADIVLGLDTNLVDEAKDTGLFDKSGVDTSALKLPGDFKDDVFVPYDYGHFAVIYDSQTVKNPPKSMKDLIEGDPSQKIVIEDPRTSTPGLGLLLWVKSIYGDKSADAWAKLKGRILTVTPGWSEAYDLFTKGEAPMVLSYTTSPAYHMIEDKTDRYQAAAFSEGHYIQIEVAGLIKSSPNKELARDFLKFMISSGFQDIIPTSNWMMPVSATSEPLPDAFSKLVVPSKTFLMSPADVDKNRKAWIDEWLAATSGN from the coding sequence CTGGCCCTTGCCGCCGGCGCAACGTTTTTTGCTGCCCAGACCGCCGAGGCGGCCGACAAGACCCTGACCATCTACACCTATGAGAGCTTCACCGCCGATTGGGGTCCGGGCGCCAAGGTCAAGGCCGCCTTCGAAAAGACCTGCGGCTGCACGGTCAATTATGTCAGCGTCACCGATGGCGTCGCCCTTCTGTCCCGCCTGAAGCTGGAAGGTGCGGGCACCAAGGCCGATATCGTTCTCGGCCTCGACACCAATCTCGTCGACGAAGCCAAGGATACCGGCCTCTTCGATAAAAGCGGCGTCGACACCTCGGCCCTCAAGCTCCCCGGCGATTTCAAGGATGACGTCTTCGTGCCCTACGACTACGGCCATTTCGCCGTGATCTACGACAGCCAGACGGTCAAGAACCCGCCGAAGAGCATGAAGGATCTGATCGAGGGCGATCCCTCGCAGAAGATCGTCATCGAGGATCCGCGCACCTCGACGCCTGGCCTCGGCCTGCTGCTCTGGGTCAAGTCGATCTATGGCGACAAATCAGCCGATGCCTGGGCGAAGCTCAAGGGCCGTATCCTGACCGTCACCCCCGGCTGGTCGGAAGCCTACGACCTCTTTACCAAGGGCGAAGCGCCGATGGTGCTCTCCTACACGACGTCGCCGGCCTATCACATGATCGAGGACAAGACCGACCGCTACCAGGCCGCCGCCTTCTCCGAGGGACATTACATCCAGATCGAAGTCGCCGGCCTCATCAAGTCCTCGCCGAACAAGGAGCTCGCCCGCGACTTCCTGAAGTTCATGATCTCCTCAGGCTTCCAGGACATCATCCCGACAAGCAATTGGATGATGCCGGTCTCTGCTACCTCGGAGCCGCTGCCGGATGCCTTCAGCAAGCTCGTCGTGCCGTCGAAGACTTTCCTGATGAGCCCCGCCGACGTCGACAAGAACCGCAAGGCCTGGATCGACGAATGGCTGGCAGCCACCAGCGGCAATTGA
- the thiP gene encoding thiamine/thiamine pyrophosphate ABC transporter permease ThiP, which produces MLAAPERRRAISGGALSLAGIVLFVGVAVLVLLAAGIESGGDTTLSDPYLLGVLRFTLLQAVLSTLLSVVLAIPVARALARQPRFPGRLWLLRLMAVPMGLPVLIGALGLLGIWGRQGLFNQALAALGLSQPVSIYGLAGILLAHVFFNMPLACRLMLAGLERVPAEYWLVAGGLGMRPASVFRFIEWPILRGLIPGIAGLIFMLCATSFTLVLILGGGPAATTLEVAIYQALRFDFDPGRAVMLSLLQIAVTLLILGAMTLFRAPDDHGLTSGRALHRIDGQGTTARWIDALLLSAATLFLGLPLASIVVTGLEANLLKLAGQPIFLQAAVTSLAIALAAGLLAVLISFAIIRARSVISADRRKTVSLCGLALTLSASSSLILLVPPIVLATGWFLALRPLGDPSRFAAILIVVINALMALPFVIRVVEPAYAIHVSRTERLAASLGLHGMARLRLIDWPGLRKPFFTALSFAMALSLGDLGAVALFGSDSLMTLPWLVYSKLGSYRTNDADGYALILGLVCLLLTIAGTAGQGTRDHESRGND; this is translated from the coding sequence ATGCTCGCGGCACCCGAACGAAGACGCGCCATTTCCGGCGGGGCGCTCAGCCTCGCCGGCATTGTGCTCTTCGTCGGGGTCGCCGTCCTCGTCCTCTTGGCCGCCGGCATCGAATCCGGCGGCGACACCACGCTGAGCGACCCCTATCTGCTGGGCGTCCTGCGCTTCACGCTGCTGCAGGCGGTGCTTTCGACGCTGCTCTCCGTAGTGCTCGCCATACCGGTCGCCCGCGCCCTGGCGCGCCAGCCGCGCTTTCCCGGCCGGCTATGGCTGCTCCGGCTGATGGCCGTGCCGATGGGCTTGCCCGTGCTGATCGGCGCGCTCGGCCTGCTCGGCATATGGGGCCGGCAGGGATTGTTCAATCAGGCGCTTGCAGCGCTCGGCCTGTCGCAGCCCGTCAGCATCTATGGCCTTGCCGGCATTTTGCTCGCGCATGTCTTCTTCAACATGCCGCTCGCCTGCCGGCTGATGCTGGCCGGGCTGGAGCGCGTTCCGGCGGAATATTGGCTTGTGGCCGGCGGTCTCGGCATGCGGCCCGCCTCGGTCTTTCGCTTCATCGAATGGCCCATCCTGCGAGGCCTCATTCCGGGCATCGCCGGCCTGATCTTCATGCTCTGCGCCACCAGCTTCACCCTGGTCCTGATCCTCGGCGGCGGCCCGGCCGCAACGACGCTGGAGGTAGCGATCTATCAGGCGCTCCGCTTCGATTTCGATCCCGGCCGCGCCGTGATGCTGTCGCTGCTGCAGATCGCCGTCACTCTCCTCATCCTCGGCGCCATGACGCTGTTTCGCGCGCCTGACGACCACGGACTGACCAGCGGCCGCGCGCTCCACCGCATCGATGGGCAAGGGACGACTGCCCGATGGATCGACGCTCTTCTGCTGTCTGCCGCCACACTCTTTCTCGGCCTGCCGCTCGCTTCCATCGTGGTGACCGGGCTCGAGGCGAACCTTCTGAAACTCGCCGGCCAGCCGATCTTTCTGCAGGCGGCCGTTACGAGCCTGGCGATTGCGCTCGCCGCCGGCCTTCTGGCAGTCTTGATATCCTTTGCCATCATTCGCGCCCGATCGGTGATATCGGCGGATCGCCGCAAGACCGTCAGCCTGTGCGGCCTAGCGCTCACGTTGAGCGCAAGCTCGTCCCTTATTCTGCTCGTCCCACCGATCGTGCTGGCAACCGGCTGGTTTCTGGCGCTGAGACCATTAGGCGATCCCAGCCGCTTCGCCGCCATCCTCATCGTTGTTATCAATGCGCTGATGGCGCTGCCCTTCGTCATTCGCGTCGTCGAGCCGGCCTATGCAATCCATGTCAGCCGCACCGAACGGCTGGCGGCGAGCCTCGGCCTTCACGGCATGGCCCGCCTTCGGCTGATCGATTGGCCGGGTCTGCGCAAGCCGTTCTTCACCGCGCTCTCCTTCGCCATGGCGCTGTCGCTTGGTGATCTCGGCGCTGTCGCCCTCTTCGGCTCGGATAGCCTCATGACCCTGCCCTGGCTGGTCTACAGCAAGCTCGGCAGCTACCGCACGAACGACGCCGATGGATATGCCTTGATCCTCGGCCTGGTGTGCCTTCTTTTGACCATCGCCGGCACGGCCGGCCAAGGCACGCGCGATCATGAAAGCAGGGGAAATGACTGA
- a CDS encoding ATP-binding cassette domain-containing protein, which produces MTDGHDMKEQGIAMAGVELRLGTHDFRFDCTLPQGKIIAIAGPSGSGKSTFLNLVAGFEQPDRGRILLAGQDVTGLHPAERPVSLVFQDNNLFAHLDLFTNVGLGINPSLRLSAQDRQRVSGALARVGLPGFEKRKPGTLSGGERQRAAFARALVRDKPILLLDEPFAALDPGLRSGMVELLKALHRESGNTVLIVSHDPAEVRRLADHAVFIDGGAIRLAASLETFLKAGDIPALTTFLQH; this is translated from the coding sequence ATGACTGACGGCCACGACATGAAGGAACAGGGCATCGCCATGGCCGGCGTCGAGCTGCGCCTCGGCACGCATGACTTTCGGTTCGACTGCACGTTGCCGCAGGGCAAGATCATCGCCATTGCCGGGCCGTCGGGATCTGGAAAGTCGACCTTCCTCAATTTAGTGGCCGGGTTCGAACAGCCCGATCGCGGCCGCATTCTGCTCGCCGGACAGGACGTGACCGGCCTGCATCCCGCCGAACGACCGGTGTCGCTGGTCTTTCAGGACAACAACCTCTTTGCCCATCTCGATCTCTTCACCAATGTCGGCCTTGGCATCAACCCATCATTGAGGCTTTCGGCACAGGACCGGCAAAGGGTCTCGGGGGCCTTGGCGCGCGTCGGCCTGCCCGGTTTCGAGAAGCGCAAGCCGGGAACGCTCTCCGGCGGCGAACGGCAACGCGCCGCGTTCGCAAGGGCGCTCGTACGCGACAAGCCGATCCTGCTGCTGGACGAACCCTTCGCCGCCCTCGATCCCGGCCTGCGCTCCGGCATGGTCGAACTCCTGAAAGCCCTGCATCGCGAGAGCGGCAATACGGTGCTGATCGTTTCGCACGATCCGGCCGAGGTGCGGCGTCTTGCCGACCACGCCGTCTTCATCGACGGCGGCGCGATCAGGCTTGCCGCCTCCCTCGAGACCTTCCTGAAGGCGGGCGATATTCCGGCTCTGACCACATTTCTGCAGCATTGA
- a CDS encoding M48 family metalloprotease, whose product MVLDSCQTVMDQSYQPSVSPSANPQIVSEVQKNDPRAQMGAREHPRILASYGGEYKDARTERLVARIAGALTSVSENPQQSYRITILNSPSINAFALPGGYLYVTRGLLALANDASEVAAVLSHEMAHVTANHGIERQKREEAEVIASRVVSEVLSSDLAGKQALARGKLRLAAFSRQQELQADEIGIRTLGQAGYDPYAATRFLNAMEDYSRFMSANSDADQSLDFLSSHPSTPQRIDLAKAHAREFGEEGKVGDIGRDYYLNGIDGLLYGDSPEEGYVRGQTFLHGGLGIRFDVPPDFRIDNKVEAVMATGPGDIAIRFDGVADSQNQNLTNYISSGWVTGLDPSSIRSITVNGMPAATARASADRWDFDVTVIRDRTQIFRFLTAVPKGNIAQLNQTADVLRSSFRHMTPDEAASLKPLRVRVVTVKPGDTITTLAARMMGTDRKLDLFKLINALPTGATIAPGDKVKIISE is encoded by the coding sequence ATGGTGCTGGACAGCTGCCAAACGGTGATGGACCAATCCTACCAGCCGAGCGTTTCGCCCTCCGCCAATCCGCAGATCGTCTCCGAGGTACAAAAAAACGATCCGCGCGCGCAGATGGGCGCACGCGAGCATCCGCGCATCCTCGCAAGCTATGGCGGCGAATACAAGGACGCCAGGACAGAGCGGCTTGTCGCCCGTATCGCCGGCGCCCTGACCAGCGTGTCGGAAAACCCGCAGCAATCCTATCGCATCACCATTCTCAATTCGCCCTCGATCAACGCCTTCGCGCTTCCGGGCGGCTATCTTTATGTGACCCGCGGCCTTCTGGCGCTTGCCAATGATGCTTCCGAAGTCGCTGCCGTGCTGTCGCACGAGATGGCGCACGTGACAGCCAATCACGGCATTGAGCGGCAGAAGCGCGAAGAAGCCGAAGTCATCGCCAGCCGCGTCGTTTCGGAAGTCCTGTCGAGCGATCTGGCCGGCAAGCAGGCGCTCGCGCGCGGCAAGCTGCGTCTCGCCGCCTTCTCGCGCCAGCAGGAACTCCAGGCCGACGAGATCGGCATCCGCACACTCGGCCAGGCGGGCTACGATCCCTATGCCGCCACCCGCTTCCTGAACGCGATGGAAGACTACAGCCGCTTCATGTCGGCCAATTCCGATGCCGACCAGAGCCTGGACTTCCTTTCGAGCCACCCGAGCACGCCGCAGCGCATCGATCTCGCCAAGGCGCATGCCCGCGAATTCGGCGAGGAAGGCAAGGTCGGCGACATCGGCCGCGATTATTACCTGAACGGCATCGATGGCCTGCTCTATGGCGACAGCCCCGAGGAAGGCTATGTGCGCGGCCAGACCTTCCTGCATGGCGGCCTTGGCATCCGCTTCGACGTGCCGCCCGATTTCCGCATCGACAACAAGGTCGAGGCCGTGATGGCGACTGGCCCGGGCGATATCGCCATTCGTTTCGACGGCGTTGCCGACAGCCAGAACCAGAACCTGACGAATTATATTTCCAGCGGCTGGGTGACAGGCCTCGATCCCTCCTCGATCCGGTCGATCACCGTCAACGGCATGCCTGCCGCCACCGCGCGTGCTTCCGCCGATCGTTGGGATTTCGATGTCACCGTCATCCGTGACCGCACGCAGATCTTCCGCTTCCTGACGGCCGTACCGAAGGGGAACATCGCTCAGCTCAACCAGACGGCGGACGTGCTACGGTCGAGTTTCCGGCATATGACGCCGGACGAAGCCGCCTCGCTGAAGCCGCTCAGGGTCCGCGTCGTCACCGTCAAGCCCGGCGACACGATCACGACGCTCGCCGCCCGCATGATGGGCACCGACCGCAAGCTCGACCTGTTCAAACTGATCAACGCCCTACCGACCGGGGCGACGATTGCACCGGGCGACAAGGTCAAGATTATTTCGGAATAG
- a CDS encoding RNA polymerase factor sigma-32: MTNMSADRRMIKVAMAAPYLDRDEEHNLAIRWKDHDDRGARNQIATAHMRLVISMAGKFRNFGLPMSDLVQEGYVGLLEAAARFEPEREVRFSTYASWWIRASIQDYILRNWSIVRGGTSSAQKALFFNLRRLRAKLARSNSGVTVQSIHEEIAVALGVSLADVQTMDARLSSSDTSLQAPSISGDSESAERIDFLISNEPLPDEQVSDMIDGERRRIWLASALKHLNEREMKIIQARRLVEDGATLEELGADLGISKERVRQIESRAMDKLRNALVDADPRMATYA, encoded by the coding sequence ATGACGAATATGTCTGCAGATCGACGCATGATCAAAGTTGCGATGGCTGCCCCCTATCTCGATCGCGACGAAGAGCATAATCTTGCTATACGCTGGAAGGATCACGATGATCGCGGCGCCCGCAATCAGATAGCAACCGCCCATATGCGCCTCGTCATTTCCATGGCGGGCAAATTTCGCAATTTCGGACTGCCGATGAGCGATCTCGTGCAGGAAGGCTATGTCGGTCTCCTGGAAGCGGCCGCCCGATTCGAGCCGGAACGGGAAGTTCGCTTCTCGACCTATGCAAGCTGGTGGATCCGCGCTTCGATCCAGGATTATATTCTGCGCAATTGGTCGATCGTGCGCGGTGGCACGAGTTCGGCGCAGAAGGCGTTGTTCTTCAATCTTCGCCGCCTGCGCGCCAAGCTCGCCCGCAGCAATTCAGGCGTTACCGTCCAGTCCATCCATGAGGAAATCGCGGTTGCGCTCGGCGTCAGCCTTGCCGACGTGCAGACGATGGATGCGCGCCTTTCCAGCAGCGATACGTCCCTGCAGGCGCCCTCGATATCGGGCGATTCCGAAAGCGCGGAGCGGATCGATTTTCTCATCAGCAACGAGCCGCTTCCGGACGAGCAGGTTTCCGACATGATCGACGGTGAACGCCGTCGCATATGGCTTGCCTCGGCGCTGAAGCACCTCAACGAACGCGAGATGAAGATCATCCAGGCACGCCGCCTCGTCGAGGATGGAGCGACGCTCGAGGAACTCGGCGCCGATCTCGGAATTTCCAAGGAGCGCGTGCGTCAGATCGAAAGCCGCGCGATGGACAAGCTCCGCAACGCGCTGGTGGATGCGGATCCCCGCATGGCGACCTATGCCTGA